Proteins found in one Quercus robur chromosome 2, dhQueRobu3.1, whole genome shotgun sequence genomic segment:
- the LOC126712909 gene encoding PX domain-containing protein EREL1-like isoform X1, whose amino-acid sequence MQRRSPPKHRHDGTSPLPLGMDWSPPPRKWNGRDTVWPHDPHTGWSYCVTIPSWVVRPKSRDSDPVVFYRVQVGVQSPEGVTTTRGVLRRFNDFLKLFTVLKKAFPKKNLPPAPPKGLLRMKTRALLEERRCSLEEWMIKLLSDIDIARSVAVASFLELEAAARFSFQDVNQQNSEASPASNSTVSSIQSIPNSSLPIVAGSSSFTSDYGSDTAYETSELGTPRLGRDDSSEIGLEDLTLDEDLTSPIEKLVKYGMSNIDEGLFMGQTILEQLEGLPRHKMNDRHLNNVIEKDKYNGNSSKASFLVGNGMELFSGPEHGKVIDHVRKLSNESFGSDVSSLRGSEMSNSGIPNSSGDGSLDLPGGAEGSTRIEILGNTDFQFPADAQVVLPMDQRHKLNRVLFTMQRRLVTAKTDTEDLIARLNQEIAVKDYLATKVKDLEGELETTKQKSKENLQQALLMERERNTQMQWDMEELRRKSMEMELKLKSKQDEKSCTESGKECTVQEKDVLLQELDASKEQHEKLLKRYEELEAKSKADIKVLIKEVKSLRSSQTELKQELSQTHKEKSEAEKFIQQERQMREHAKASREKLLQECHILHNRLQECNTNLLADNEDNFVADSSSLADALDLLATSDDRIGLLLSEAQLLTENNETTASGVDESHDINDAAIDDELRKMLADVFIDNARLRKQVNSVTRRALRVDIISNKKEDEEASSGKIVANTSVL is encoded by the exons GGGTTGTCCGTCCAAAATCAAGAGATTCAGATCCCGTAGTG TTTTACAGGGTTCAGGTTGGTGTACAATCACCAGAAGGAGTTACAACAACACGTGGTGTATTAAGAAGgtttaatgattttttgaagttaTTCACTGTG CTTAAAAAGGCATTTCCTAAGAAGAACCTCCCACCAGCTCCACCCAAGGGACTGTTGCGGATGAAAACCCGGGCGCTATTAGAAGAG AGAAGGTGCTCTTTGGAGGAGTGGATGATAAAGCTTCTGTCTGATATTGATATAGCAAGAAGCGTTGCAGTGGCATCTTTTCTTGAACTGGAAGCTGCTGCTAGATTTT CATTCCAAGATGTAAATCAGCAAAATTCAGAAGCAAGTCCTGCTTCCAATAGCACGGTTTCTTCAATTCAATCAATACCCAATTCAAGCTTGCCTATTGTTGCTGGCAGTTCATCATTCACATCAGATTACGGTAGTGATACAGCTTATGAGACATCTGAGCTAGGAACACCAAGGCTAGGAAGGGATGACAGTTCTGAAATTGGTTTGGAGGATCTAACATTGGATGAAGATTTGACAAGTCCAATAGAAAAGCTTGTAAAGTATGGCATGTCCAATATTGATGAGGGACTGTTTATGGGCCAGACAATTCTAGAGCAGTTGGAAGGCCTACCTAGGCATAAAATGAATGACAGGCATCTCAATAATGTTATAGAAAAGGATAAATATAATGGGAATTCTTCCAAAGCTTCATTTTTGGTTGGGAATGGGATGGAACTTTTCTCGGGGCCAGAACATGGTAAGGTAATTGATCATGTTCGCAAGCTCTCAAATGAGAGTTTTGGAAGTGACGTAAGTTCTCTGAGAGGTAGTGAAATGTCTAACTCTGGGATTCCAAATTCATCTGGTGATGGATCTCTTGACCTTCCTGGAGGTGCTGAGGGTTCTACTAGGATTGAAATTCTTGGCAACACAGACTTTCAGTTTCCAGCTGATGCTCAAGTAGTTCTTCCAATGGATCAGCGCCATAAATTGAACAGGGTTCTTTTCACAATGCAGCGAAGATTAGTCACGGCCAAAACAGACACAGAAGACCTAATAGCAAGGTTAAATCAAGAAATAGCTGTCAAAGACTACCTTGCAACAAAG GTCAAGGATTTGGAAGGTGAACTTGAAACTACAAAacagaaaagtaaagaaaatctGCAGCAAGCTCTTTTGATGGAGAGGGAAAGGAATACACAAATGCAGTGGGATATGGAGGAACTTCGGCGAAAGTCGATGGAAATGGAGTTGAAATTGAAGTCCAAACAG GATGAAAAGTCATGTACAGAGTCAGGAAAAGAATGTACTGTTCAAGAGAAAGATGTGCTGCTGCAGGAATTGGATGCTAGTAAAGAGCAGCATGAAAAGTTGTTGAAGCGATATGAAGAGCTAGAAGCAAAATCAAAAGCAGATATTAAAGTTCTTATTAAAGAAGTTAAATCTCTCCGAAGTTCTCAAACCGAATTGAAGCAGGAGCTTAGTCAAACACACAAAGAAAAGTCTGAGGCtgag aaattcattcaACAGGAAAGACAAATGAGAGAGCATGCAAAAGCTTCTAGGGAAAAACTGCTGCAGGAATGCCATATTCTTCACAATCGGCTTCAAGAATGCAACACCAATTTACTTGCAGACAATGAAGATAACTTTGTTGCAGATTCTTCATCACTTGCAGATGCTTTAGATTTGTTGGCTACAAGTGATGACCGTATTGGCCTCCTACTTTCAGAG GCACAACTCCTAACTGAAAACAATGAAACTACTGCTTCCGGTGTTGATGAGAGTCATGACATCAATGATGCAGCAATAGATGATGAGTTAAGGAAGATGCTAGCAGATGTCTTCATCGATAATGCTAGATTAAGAAAACAGGTGAATTCTGTAACACGGCGTGCTCTCAGAGTGGACATAATATCTAACAAGAAAGAAGATGAGGAGGCTTCTTCAGGAAAAATTGTAGCTAATACGTCTGTATTGTAA
- the LOC126712909 gene encoding PX domain-containing protein EREL1-like isoform X2 produces MQRRSPPKHRHDGTSPLPLGMDWSPPPRKWFYRVQVGVQSPEGVTTTRGVLRRFNDFLKLFTVLKKAFPKKNLPPAPPKGLLRMKTRALLEERRCSLEEWMIKLLSDIDIARSVAVASFLELEAAARFSFQDVNQQNSEASPASNSTVSSIQSIPNSSLPIVAGSSSFTSDYGSDTAYETSELGTPRLGRDDSSEIGLEDLTLDEDLTSPIEKLVKYGMSNIDEGLFMGQTILEQLEGLPRHKMNDRHLNNVIEKDKYNGNSSKASFLVGNGMELFSGPEHGKVIDHVRKLSNESFGSDVSSLRGSEMSNSGIPNSSGDGSLDLPGGAEGSTRIEILGNTDFQFPADAQVVLPMDQRHKLNRVLFTMQRRLVTAKTDTEDLIARLNQEIAVKDYLATKVKDLEGELETTKQKSKENLQQALLMERERNTQMQWDMEELRRKSMEMELKLKSKQDEKSCTESGKECTVQEKDVLLQELDASKEQHEKLLKRYEELEAKSKADIKVLIKEVKSLRSSQTELKQELSQTHKEKSEAEKFIQQERQMREHAKASREKLLQECHILHNRLQECNTNLLADNEDNFVADSSSLADALDLLATSDDRIGLLLSEAQLLTENNETTASGVDESHDINDAAIDDELRKMLADVFIDNARLRKQVNSVTRRALRVDIISNKKEDEEASSGKIVANTSVL; encoded by the exons TTTTACAGGGTTCAGGTTGGTGTACAATCACCAGAAGGAGTTACAACAACACGTGGTGTATTAAGAAGgtttaatgattttttgaagttaTTCACTGTG CTTAAAAAGGCATTTCCTAAGAAGAACCTCCCACCAGCTCCACCCAAGGGACTGTTGCGGATGAAAACCCGGGCGCTATTAGAAGAG AGAAGGTGCTCTTTGGAGGAGTGGATGATAAAGCTTCTGTCTGATATTGATATAGCAAGAAGCGTTGCAGTGGCATCTTTTCTTGAACTGGAAGCTGCTGCTAGATTTT CATTCCAAGATGTAAATCAGCAAAATTCAGAAGCAAGTCCTGCTTCCAATAGCACGGTTTCTTCAATTCAATCAATACCCAATTCAAGCTTGCCTATTGTTGCTGGCAGTTCATCATTCACATCAGATTACGGTAGTGATACAGCTTATGAGACATCTGAGCTAGGAACACCAAGGCTAGGAAGGGATGACAGTTCTGAAATTGGTTTGGAGGATCTAACATTGGATGAAGATTTGACAAGTCCAATAGAAAAGCTTGTAAAGTATGGCATGTCCAATATTGATGAGGGACTGTTTATGGGCCAGACAATTCTAGAGCAGTTGGAAGGCCTACCTAGGCATAAAATGAATGACAGGCATCTCAATAATGTTATAGAAAAGGATAAATATAATGGGAATTCTTCCAAAGCTTCATTTTTGGTTGGGAATGGGATGGAACTTTTCTCGGGGCCAGAACATGGTAAGGTAATTGATCATGTTCGCAAGCTCTCAAATGAGAGTTTTGGAAGTGACGTAAGTTCTCTGAGAGGTAGTGAAATGTCTAACTCTGGGATTCCAAATTCATCTGGTGATGGATCTCTTGACCTTCCTGGAGGTGCTGAGGGTTCTACTAGGATTGAAATTCTTGGCAACACAGACTTTCAGTTTCCAGCTGATGCTCAAGTAGTTCTTCCAATGGATCAGCGCCATAAATTGAACAGGGTTCTTTTCACAATGCAGCGAAGATTAGTCACGGCCAAAACAGACACAGAAGACCTAATAGCAAGGTTAAATCAAGAAATAGCTGTCAAAGACTACCTTGCAACAAAG GTCAAGGATTTGGAAGGTGAACTTGAAACTACAAAacagaaaagtaaagaaaatctGCAGCAAGCTCTTTTGATGGAGAGGGAAAGGAATACACAAATGCAGTGGGATATGGAGGAACTTCGGCGAAAGTCGATGGAAATGGAGTTGAAATTGAAGTCCAAACAG GATGAAAAGTCATGTACAGAGTCAGGAAAAGAATGTACTGTTCAAGAGAAAGATGTGCTGCTGCAGGAATTGGATGCTAGTAAAGAGCAGCATGAAAAGTTGTTGAAGCGATATGAAGAGCTAGAAGCAAAATCAAAAGCAGATATTAAAGTTCTTATTAAAGAAGTTAAATCTCTCCGAAGTTCTCAAACCGAATTGAAGCAGGAGCTTAGTCAAACACACAAAGAAAAGTCTGAGGCtgag aaattcattcaACAGGAAAGACAAATGAGAGAGCATGCAAAAGCTTCTAGGGAAAAACTGCTGCAGGAATGCCATATTCTTCACAATCGGCTTCAAGAATGCAACACCAATTTACTTGCAGACAATGAAGATAACTTTGTTGCAGATTCTTCATCACTTGCAGATGCTTTAGATTTGTTGGCTACAAGTGATGACCGTATTGGCCTCCTACTTTCAGAG GCACAACTCCTAACTGAAAACAATGAAACTACTGCTTCCGGTGTTGATGAGAGTCATGACATCAATGATGCAGCAATAGATGATGAGTTAAGGAAGATGCTAGCAGATGTCTTCATCGATAATGCTAGATTAAGAAAACAGGTGAATTCTGTAACACGGCGTGCTCTCAGAGTGGACATAATATCTAACAAGAAAGAAGATGAGGAGGCTTCTTCAGGAAAAATTGTAGCTAATACGTCTGTATTGTAA
- the LOC126712909 gene encoding PX domain-containing protein EREL1-like isoform X3 codes for MIKLLSDIDIARSVAVASFLELEAAARFSFQDVNQQNSEASPASNSTVSSIQSIPNSSLPIVAGSSSFTSDYGSDTAYETSELGTPRLGRDDSSEIGLEDLTLDEDLTSPIEKLVKYGMSNIDEGLFMGQTILEQLEGLPRHKMNDRHLNNVIEKDKYNGNSSKASFLVGNGMELFSGPEHGKVIDHVRKLSNESFGSDVSSLRGSEMSNSGIPNSSGDGSLDLPGGAEGSTRIEILGNTDFQFPADAQVVLPMDQRHKLNRVLFTMQRRLVTAKTDTEDLIARLNQEIAVKDYLATKVKDLEGELETTKQKSKENLQQALLMERERNTQMQWDMEELRRKSMEMELKLKSKQDEKSCTESGKECTVQEKDVLLQELDASKEQHEKLLKRYEELEAKSKADIKVLIKEVKSLRSSQTELKQELSQTHKEKSEAEKFIQQERQMREHAKASREKLLQECHILHNRLQECNTNLLADNEDNFVADSSSLADALDLLATSDDRIGLLLSEAQLLTENNETTASGVDESHDINDAAIDDELRKMLADVFIDNARLRKQVNSVTRRALRVDIISNKKEDEEASSGKIVANTSVL; via the exons ATGATAAAGCTTCTGTCTGATATTGATATAGCAAGAAGCGTTGCAGTGGCATCTTTTCTTGAACTGGAAGCTGCTGCTAGATTTT CATTCCAAGATGTAAATCAGCAAAATTCAGAAGCAAGTCCTGCTTCCAATAGCACGGTTTCTTCAATTCAATCAATACCCAATTCAAGCTTGCCTATTGTTGCTGGCAGTTCATCATTCACATCAGATTACGGTAGTGATACAGCTTATGAGACATCTGAGCTAGGAACACCAAGGCTAGGAAGGGATGACAGTTCTGAAATTGGTTTGGAGGATCTAACATTGGATGAAGATTTGACAAGTCCAATAGAAAAGCTTGTAAAGTATGGCATGTCCAATATTGATGAGGGACTGTTTATGGGCCAGACAATTCTAGAGCAGTTGGAAGGCCTACCTAGGCATAAAATGAATGACAGGCATCTCAATAATGTTATAGAAAAGGATAAATATAATGGGAATTCTTCCAAAGCTTCATTTTTGGTTGGGAATGGGATGGAACTTTTCTCGGGGCCAGAACATGGTAAGGTAATTGATCATGTTCGCAAGCTCTCAAATGAGAGTTTTGGAAGTGACGTAAGTTCTCTGAGAGGTAGTGAAATGTCTAACTCTGGGATTCCAAATTCATCTGGTGATGGATCTCTTGACCTTCCTGGAGGTGCTGAGGGTTCTACTAGGATTGAAATTCTTGGCAACACAGACTTTCAGTTTCCAGCTGATGCTCAAGTAGTTCTTCCAATGGATCAGCGCCATAAATTGAACAGGGTTCTTTTCACAATGCAGCGAAGATTAGTCACGGCCAAAACAGACACAGAAGACCTAATAGCAAGGTTAAATCAAGAAATAGCTGTCAAAGACTACCTTGCAACAAAG GTCAAGGATTTGGAAGGTGAACTTGAAACTACAAAacagaaaagtaaagaaaatctGCAGCAAGCTCTTTTGATGGAGAGGGAAAGGAATACACAAATGCAGTGGGATATGGAGGAACTTCGGCGAAAGTCGATGGAAATGGAGTTGAAATTGAAGTCCAAACAG GATGAAAAGTCATGTACAGAGTCAGGAAAAGAATGTACTGTTCAAGAGAAAGATGTGCTGCTGCAGGAATTGGATGCTAGTAAAGAGCAGCATGAAAAGTTGTTGAAGCGATATGAAGAGCTAGAAGCAAAATCAAAAGCAGATATTAAAGTTCTTATTAAAGAAGTTAAATCTCTCCGAAGTTCTCAAACCGAATTGAAGCAGGAGCTTAGTCAAACACACAAAGAAAAGTCTGAGGCtgag aaattcattcaACAGGAAAGACAAATGAGAGAGCATGCAAAAGCTTCTAGGGAAAAACTGCTGCAGGAATGCCATATTCTTCACAATCGGCTTCAAGAATGCAACACCAATTTACTTGCAGACAATGAAGATAACTTTGTTGCAGATTCTTCATCACTTGCAGATGCTTTAGATTTGTTGGCTACAAGTGATGACCGTATTGGCCTCCTACTTTCAGAG GCACAACTCCTAACTGAAAACAATGAAACTACTGCTTCCGGTGTTGATGAGAGTCATGACATCAATGATGCAGCAATAGATGATGAGTTAAGGAAGATGCTAGCAGATGTCTTCATCGATAATGCTAGATTAAGAAAACAGGTGAATTCTGTAACACGGCGTGCTCTCAGAGTGGACATAATATCTAACAAGAAAGAAGATGAGGAGGCTTCTTCAGGAAAAATTGTAGCTAATACGTCTGTATTGTAA